The Alnus glutinosa chromosome 10, dhAlnGlut1.1, whole genome shotgun sequence DNA window CCATTTAGTTTAAGGTAGAGTCTAGGATCTGTTTGGATATATGTGTAAATGGAAGCaacattaaatcattatttgaaCTTTCgaagagaaacaaagaaaacagTCAAACACCAAAACAAGGAAAATGGTGAGGCCATCAACGAATACAAAAAAGAACAGGTATTTTTTGAAAGAACCTAAATTTTTGAACAATAACGAATACAAAACCATAGAAGCTATGTCAAACCGAAAAATCAAGACCCACTGCCAATATTTATTCAAAACTCAGAGTAACACGTACCCATagcaagaaatcaagaaaatccATGGataagtcagagagagagactgacTGGGTATGCGTTGGAGTTCCTGGTAGGCGGTGGGTGGCGATCGGCGGTGCTCATGGTGGAGAGAAGCTGAAATGCTgtcggtgggggagggggaAGCTGAAACGCTATCggtgggggagggggaaggTGAAACGGTCGGCTTGTGCGGCGTGCGGCGTGGTCGTGAGCGGCAGCGGTCGGCGGTGGGTGGGGAGGGGGACGGTGGAGATGGAGGGATGAAGTTTggggattttgaaattttgaggaAGATGGCTTTTCTGAAATGGGGAGAAAGGGAAAAGTCATTCATggattttcttttggatttttcttttttttaaaaaaaaaaaaaaaaaaaacctaaagaaggtgccacgtaggacgagggtcggacgagggtctgaccctcgtcctccgtatagacgaactcaatctcatgtatatttaggAGGGAATTTTTTCCCTTGATATTTATTTTCTcagaaaaaaattcagatttttttttcttggtaatagaaaaataaaacagttTCGTATTTAAGTTGAATTCACCAAATCTATGGAAATAGATCTCTTAATATAGATGAattattttacttaattttattttgttatatttaactaactaataactatgtatatatatatacatataaatattaactgTATACTCTCGTAAATGAACTCTTTGATAAGAAGCTCAGAAAAAGGCAGCAAAAAgaaagagcaaaagaaaaagaaaaagagagaaaaatgtcTTCTCTGCTTCACTCTCACTCGCCATGTCTTCGACGCTCGAGTTTCTTCCCAAGCGAGCTCCGCTCTAGAATCCCGGCCTCCCAACACGGCGTCGTAAGACCCGCTTCGTCTTCCTCTTCAATGCtttaattctttcttgttgGAGAACTGagaatgatttcttttttacCAGAAATGCAGTGTGGTGAGGGATTCGCTCAAGTGCGAGAACGGCAAGCCGTACTCTCCGTTTATCGCCGGCGAGCCTACGACGCCGAGTCGTTTGCCTTCGAGCGCAGCGCATTTGGAGCACGACACCCGCCTCCGGATATTCTCCGGCACGGCCAATCCCGCTCTTTCTCAGGTCGAATTCGTAGCGTTTGAAGCATAAATCTCACTCTTTAAGTGAATTTATATGACTTTTTATTTTCCCCCTCTTTTCATATAGTTTGCATATTTCTCTGGTTGTCAATGTTGCATTTGTAATTTTCATGACGGTTCAATCTtgaaaggtttagggtttagggtgatAAAGGATTTGTCCAAACAGGGTTTGGGAATGGAATTTGGGGTTACACCTGAAAATGTGAGTACATTAGATGAGTGCTTTGGAGAATAGTCCTCcatgatttctttatttttctttttcttattttaaccaACAGCCAATTCGATTTTGTGAATGCTTGGACCCTTGACTTCTCTCTTTGTGTATGTGTTTCTTGTTTGGGAATGAATTTCAACTTTCTCTGTTTCTTTAAGATTTTCGTTGCTATATTTCATATATTGCCATAACCTCCTCTTTGCAACTTACCCTTAATTCCCTGTTCTTTGATAGCTAAGCCTTAACTAAAGCTAATATGCATCattgaaattgaaattcaaTTTCATCTCCATC harbors:
- the LOC133879632 gene encoding velvet complex subunit B-like isoform X2, which translates into the protein MTFPFLPISEKPSSSKFQNPQTSSLHLHRPPPHPPPTAAAHDHAARRTSRPFQLPPPPPTAFQLLSTMSTADRHPPPTRNSNAYPIRVLCSMNHEDLKQLI
- the LOC133879632 gene encoding velvet complex subunit B-like isoform X1; amino-acid sequence: MTFPFLPISEKPSSSKFQNPQTSSLHLHRPPPHPPPTAAAHDHAARRTSRPFHLPPPPPIAFQLPPPPPTAFQLLSTMSTADRHPPPTRNSNAYPIRVLCSMNHEDLKQLI